TCGACGACTGGTTCGTAGCTATCGAAGACATAGTCGTCATTAGCTAGTATCGAATCCAGATATCGGTAGTGACTCTCTAAAACGTTAATCTCTCGAGAGACCGAATTGTCGCTTGAAATCGCAGCTGCAATCCCTTCGGCAGCAAGCGCTGATAGGGACTCTACCTCGTCATCAATGACAGCCGTAAGCGCACGCTCGGCTGCCGGGCTCCCTTGGAAATCAATTTCAAACAGTTCCTCTTCGGTACCGGCAGCGTCACCAGCCAAGAGGGCAGCAACATACTCGCTGACAGCCGTTGAAATCACCATCGTGATCGTTTCAGCCTCCGAACCGGCCGCAAGAGCCTGGTCAGCCAACGCGACAGCAGCTGGATTGAGCTGAAGCGTCTCCATCGCTGGCGACTTAGCTTCCTCAGGCTCACTCACAGTTGACTCACCAGTGTCTGCGGCATTTGCTTCTTGCTGTGGGGATTGGTCGTGAGCTTCATTTGTGGTATCATTCGTAGTGGTCGCATCGTGTAGCTCTGGTCCATCGTCAGCATCTTCGGCATCAGTGGTTGCGGTCGACATCTCAGCAGTTGACTCTGCCTCGTCTGGTGAGTCGTCGACGTCTACCTCCGTGTCACTCTCACCGCTTTCTTTTTCACCTGAAGACGATGTCTTCGCATTAGTTGGAGATTCGGCTTCAATCGTCGGAGTCTCTGTGTCTTGTGCTTTTTCAGCGGCTTGCTTTTGTGCAGCTATGACTTTCGATATCTTAGCTTCTGTCAGACTGCCGTCATCAAGTGCGTCCTGTAGTTGCGGATCAATTTCATCGAAACCATCAGGACCAGTTGTACGTATCAACCCGTGTGAAGGGGTGTCCGATGCGTCAGCGTCGTCTGAGTTCGTATTGTTACTCGGCATTGTTTGCGTCGTGGAGTACGTTGGTTCACCAACGGAGGCAGTGCTAGTGTCGGGGATGTCCGTATCTCTGCCAGCCCCCTGACTCTGGTGTAACATCGAAGCTAACTGATCTGCATTGAGTCCCTCGGCGTCGAGGTCTGGAGTCGAATGGCGGTCAAGTGACGGCACAGAAAACGATAACATGAGCTCGGCCCCAGCGAACTGCTGGAGATTACGACCCGCATCACGGGGCACAGTACCGCCACCCATCCACGGTGGGAGACGCCACTGTGAGCCGTCATAGAGAATGTTTTCATCAGTATCCCCCGATCCCCATACGATACCAGACAGATCATTGAACGCCTCTTTTGCGCCGTGATGTCTGTGTGTAATCACCGTCTCCGTCGGATCAATCGCCTCATGCACCTCAACAAGCGTCTCGCGCGTAGGGTGATTCGAAAGCGTATGCGTATGAATCGTACACTGACCGTTTGTCCGCGGTGTTTTCCCCGAGCCAATAAGTTGGACGACACACGCATTCGGATCCTCCTGAAGCACGCCGAAGAGCCGCCCACTACTCTGTTCGCGGGGAACATCTGGCCCAGCAATCGCAATCACGCCGGATTCTAAACACTCGTCGGTATGACCGAACTCAGGGATCGAGGTTACGTGGTCGCACTCGTAGTCTAATTCGTCATAGAGTTTTGCTACTTGGCCGACGACACGAATCGGAACGTGCAGATCATACTCGGCAGCAATCGCTGTGAGCAGATACGCAATCTGTGGGCCAACAAGCCCGCTCGCAGTTACGAGGGTCCGAGAGCCACTATGGGCGTGGGAAATGGCTGTCCCCAACGCCTCTGTAATGGCTGATTCGAACTTGTTGTTCGTCGCACCTGTCAAAAACAGCACGTCCACGTCAATGAATCCATCTGAGTCAAACCCGGGGAACCCTCCTGCTCGACGAGACGTGAAATCACCCGTTGTTAATATGTGATGCGTGTCATCGTCATCTATCACTCTGAACAAGAACCCGACCGCTCCCGGGACATGACCCGCAGGCACTGGATGGATTTCGATACCGGGAACAATATCTGTCCAGTCATCAATCGGAGCTATGGCAGACGTGACCGCTTCAGAGGCAGTGATATCGTATTTACTGGAGGCAACATCAAACACATCTCCTAAGATGGTCGCCGTCGCAGGAGACGTGAATATCGGGACGTCATCACGATGTGCCGCGGTTAATTCCGCATAGTGGTCGACATGTGCATGAGTAAGACAAATCGCCACCAATTGATCACTCGGACTCAGTAACGAATCAAGATCGACACCGTCGCCAGCATCAACAAGAATGCACGCCGTCTCCGCACTGCCAGTTCCGAATCGAAGGAGAAACGACTCATTACCGCTGTTTGGATTGGCATGATTAAACGAGAGACGCACGTATAACCAAAACGATAGTAAGCATCATATAATTTTGGTTGATAGTTAGAGTGTTAGTTAAGAGGTCGAAGCTGATTTCTCGCTTAATTCGTATAGTAACTTAAAAGAATAGCTGAAGCCCTGTATACACTATCTAGTACATAGAGTCATCATCCTGACGCACCCACTCTTGTTCCTCTGTGAAGTGACGCTCCGGTTCATGAGGATCAAAATCATTTTCTTTTTTCCAATTTCCAGCATCTCCATCAATAAGTCCCTCCTGTCTAAGATGTCCAAGATGCTCAAGTATAATTTCGGAGTCTACATCAAACATTTCAGCAAGTTCGTCCTCATTAAATGAATCTACTTCTGAAGTTTCTTCTAGAATAGCCACACTCAACGATTTATATTGCCCTTGGTCATCTCTTACACGATACGAGCCGTCACGAAACGAACCCTCAATGTGCCAACGATCATCTGCCATTGAAACATAATTCTACTCTGTTTGAATAAAACAATCGCCTACCCAGAGTATCCTAATTTCTTACTTAACTAAATAAACAACCAATTCATAATAATACATTCTTTCAACTCATTGTTTTAGCTCTTAATTTGTTTCCACCAAACTTGATCCTAACCCAAACATTATGAATCTATAACATATGTCATCAATATGGCGCAAAAAGGACGTTGCAAATGCTGTGGAACAGAAACAAGTGCCTCAACGCATCTCTGTGGCCCCTGTATCGATGCTGGCTGTAATACTTTTGGCTCATGTCGACTCTAGCTTAACTATCCAGCTGGTACTCATGTCTCTCTATTGAGCTTCATGAGAAACTCCGGTCTCGCTTGTCTTTCCACAAAATTACTAATTAGAGAACCGAGGACTGTCTTGGAGTTTATCCATTTTACACTGCACACAGAGATCATCAGCAAAACAGGAGATACTGTCGTAGGGGCAGTCGTATTCTTCAACAGTGACCGACAGACTGCGTTTTTCGCTCTTCCACACCCGTTCCCATGTCTCAATGTCTACATCTATTGATGAGAACACGACGTCATCATCCCGATCAACAATCTTCGCCACAGTAGCTAAGTGCCGTTTCTTTTTCACCACTTCTATTGCTTCTCTAAAAGACGAACACGGGATCTCCTCGTTATCTTGAGAATCCCTAAGCAAGTGCACCATGATCCTCCCATCATACGTTTCGGTCGGATCAAATCCATCACTCATCTACCACCACATACCAACAGTACCGATTTATAACTATTGCAGACCACAATCTACAGACATCGTTATTAACACTAGCAAGCACTTCTCTGGCAACACACTCTATTCACACCCACTCAAGCGATGCATTATGCCGGTTCACGTATTCTCGATCAACACTCCCATCAGGCAATGACATTCGCTCACCAGCACGATTGATGATTGTTCGTTGCAGCAACTCACTCTCTGTTTCGAACGCCGGGTTCACCTGTAACCGATATTTTTGATCGATTGTGAACAATTCCCGGTCGAACGCCGCATGATGCGTTTTACTCAACGGCAGCACGTTCGACACATCAGCCCGATACTCGGGGAACTCACTCCACGACAACACGTGTGCAACATCCAACAAACCAGGATGGTCGACACCAGACACTGGGCATTTCTCATCGTACCGGGCCAGCACGGTCGCTCGGAACTCGGGATCGACTATCCGAGCATGGATCGTCGTTTCGTACGTCCCGTCTTTCACCTCATTACTTGACGCTGTCGACAGTTCGGCGTCCGCCCACTTTTCGACCGCGGACTTGACGAACTGTCTCCCTTGGGATGTGAGCGAATACGCATCCCCCTGTTTCTCGATCAACCCCATGCTTCGAAGCCAGTTCACTCGTTGGGTCGCCATATCCGTTTGCCCCCGCGACCACCCCAACTCTGGGTGGGTATCCAGTTGTTGATTACTAATCTCCGCCAACGTCATCGGAGCCGCAGACAACGCATACAGCAAACTTCGAAGCCCGACGTTCCGCGAACACATAATCCGAAGCAAGGTTTCCGTGCGCTGATCTTGGACATACTCACGGCCAACCTGCCCAAGCACCCACCAATCATTTTCTTGATGAAGGAATCCGACCTGTTGGAGGTAGCTCACTCGCCGCATAATCGAATCCCGACTCGACACATTTGGAAATGTACCGCGATGCCAGCCAACCATCTCGTCAGTCGTTGGGTTGTGAGTCTCAACAAACTCTACAATCCCATCAAGCGTGTCGACATACCGGGTCCCACCGCCGAACATTGGGACAATACTGCGGAGACGATCCGTTGGCATACTGGAATACTACAGCAGGCATGCATGATTCTTTCTCCAGAGCGGCGCGACCGGGAAGCAGAAATTGTAGTATACGACATTTCGGTGTACAGCGTCGACAGCCGCGCTGACCTTGCTGAAAGGGACATTTTGTTCAATCTGCTTGCCGATCCCGACGGTGCTGTCGCTGATGTCTTTGGGCTTGACACTGGGGAGGGCTATACGGACCGCCGTACGTTCGTCCTCGCTGACGAGGAAGTGTTTGCGATGTACGACCCCAAACTTGCGGACCTAGCAGACCATGCCACAGCAGTGTTGAACGACATACGGAATGGATTTATCACCGGTGGATAGGATTCATCACATCTAAACTTTGATCAAACCTGTGTCTACGGGCTCTATCCTACTGTACTAATCAATAGCGCTCAAATATAAACGACACACAAACTGTTAAGAATATACCTATAGTTTTCACCAGACAGCAACAGGATACCGATGAGCAACGAACGTGTAGAGTCTCAGGAAGAGACGACCGAAACGGAGACTGACCAGGAAGTATCTGAAACTCCGGAACTGGTCCCGTCTAACCAACAACTGCGTGATCATCAGCCCGACGCCTACACATCCGGGTATGATCCGTTCGGAGAGACACGAGTCGGGATTGGGACGGCACGTGGGAAGCTCAAGCGACTCATTCGACTAAACGAGGGGCGACACCAAAGTGACGGCAGCCACAGTGCTCGTGAAGCCGCACGCGACAAGAAACGAATCACGGAGTCGCTTTGTTCAGCGCTCGACGTTACTACGTACCAACAACGTCGAGCTATCTCTGCGATGAGTCAGATGAACCTCGACCGTTTTGGCCAACAAAAACAGATCGAAAAGGTTGGGCTCTGTACAATTAGCGTCATCGTGGATCGGGATCGAAGGCACTATTTTTTGGGCGGCAACGATCCGAGCGACATCGATTTCTCCGGAGTAAGCCAGCAGGATTATCCAGATAGATTCAGCCAACAAGAAGACTTTCAGATGCTATGCTCTCAGTATGGGGTCTCCAAGCGTGACCGTTACAGTGTTAGTCAACTCGTTAAAAAGGAACTCAAGCGAATTGGGTACTTCGACCAAGAGAATCAGCCGATTCAGTAGACGAACCGGTCTGTTTAGACTGATAGCCACTCTGAAACCCATTTTCGTCTCTTTAAGTACTTCTTGCGACAATGTGCGTAATTGAGGCGGTCGGTTAGGTCGGTTCCCCTAAGGGGGACCCCCTGATCGGTCTTATCGCGTTTAATTCGGCAGTTGCTCTGAAACCCGAAGACTTCGGGGAACCCCCTCCACCCCTTTGGGCTTCGGTATCCAGCGTATTGGATCAGACGCACGTGAGATTCCCCTTGAGGGATCTTCCGGCAGTCCCTTTGGGACCTTCCAATCAACAGCAACTGTCCGAGTAACTGTTATCGAACACGCGCGCCCGATTCCCGCGCGATGTATTCGAAGTACTCGATTCTCGGCACTCAGCACCGTCCTCATTCCTTAGCGTTGTAACTGACTCGACGATCACCAGTCGTCGATAGTAGTTGCTCTCTTCGACTTCGAGTCCTACGCCCAGTAGCAACGCTGTCCAGCCAAACCGCGATACTTCGCTGGGTATCGAGATCGAATAGCAGGGAATCGTTATCCACCGATGTTTAACGTTAATCACTACACGCACGACCAGTCGTACGTCCCGCCAATCAACCGCCCGCATGCCATCGATCAGTGGACCGACCGCACGCCCGCCGAACTCCCGCTTGTAGACGCCTGGAAAGAAGCCATCCCCGTGGACGCCCCCGAGTGCGATGCCGATAGCACTCGCCTCTACGTGCCTTACGATGCGCTGCTCATCGAGCGAGGAGGTGTTCTCCGAACGGTGCTGCACAACGACGGCCGTATCGACACGGATGGTCTCTCGGTCTGTCCGAGTTGTAAGGGCTTCTACGACCCGCTGCATTCGGATGGTGATTGTCGGTGGTGTAACGCACCGCTCCCCAGCCGACGGTCGACAAGTGGTGTGACCCTGGTCGTGGGAGGTGGGCAGCGATGAGTGGACTCCCGTTTGTCGAACTCGGTGACCTCGACGGCACCCACGGCTGGGTGAAAACGAAGGGGTTCGTCAACTGGACCGAGGACGTCGACTCCCACCAGCCACGCCAGCGTGTGAAACTCGGTGACGATACGACACGAGAGGGTGTGGTCTGTACGGTATGGACCGACGACATCGAACTTGAGGAGGGAGTCGGCTACTACTTCGGCGGCATCGACGACACCTACGAGAAGCGTGAAGAGATTCAACTCAAGCTCATCGATCAGTCTTGGGTGAACGAGTTCTGGCGGCGAGACTAACCGATCAACAGTAACTCATACATCATGCACCACGACAACACAGACGCGAACGGCTGGGCGTACCGAAACGGCGGTGGACACATCATTGGCGAATCAATGCCCGGAACGGTGGGGGACGCCGAACGGACGCTGCACGACCAACAGGGCCAGACACCTGTAGTGGACGACGAGATCGAGGTTCCAGGAACCGAAACAGACGTTGGGACCGAGTCGGTCGACACCGGTGGTGTTGAGGTTACTGATCTCGTGAAGCGGCTGCGGGAGTAGGGAAAATCACCTCGTAGCCAGAGTCACTGTCCTCGGGATACGGGTAGAATCAAGATGAGTTACTCAATTCAGGATTTAGGTAACGAATCCAAAATTGAGGAGAATCTTACTAACCACACCACGACACGTGTGTGGATTTAGCCACGTTTAATCTCATATTAGAAAAATAGGCTAAACAGCCAACAATTACCCGCCGAACAACCGCGAGAGCAATCCGCTGGAATCACTGGTGTCATCTCCATCTTTGCTCTTGCTCTCATTATCTGACTGGCTGATATCACTCCCAGTCTCTGCCGCACCGTTCAGAAGTTCCTCGACAGAATAGCCGATCCACTCAGCGAAGTCTTCTGGAGACAGCACAGCAAATGCAGATGCGACGACACAGAACTCTGGTGAAGGTATGAAGGCTAGCGCAGAGGATCAAACGAGTGATCCAGATGATTATACGAAGGGAGAGTATCTACAAGTAGTATTTTCACTTGGACTGGGTATCGGCTTGATCGGCACATCTATTACTTATATTACAGGATATCCGGAAGGGTTAGGATGGGTGGACTTTCTGACCGTGTTACCTTACGCAATACCATTCTGGTTACTCGGGTTGCTCGGTTTAGGATTCGTTGGCATTCTTGTTACCGGGTTTGCCAAGGCAGAATAGCTTGATTTGACAAAACAATATCTCTTATTTTGGTCAATCGTTTTATCATAAACTCGATTATCTGCAGAAACGCGATTGTGATTAACACAATGTATCAGTTGGTCGCAAATATTTCATAAGTCACTGTTATCTCAGAACAGAAAAAACACATCGACCAACTATATTATAATTCGATACTCACTTCATACTGTACCTTCACAGTATCTCTGCCTAATGAAAGTGCTTTGTATGTTTTTCCGTTCTGATCCTGGACAATCAGTGTTGTCGAACGATCTTTCATCCTAAAGATACCATAGTGGGTGTAGGTATCTGTGTCAAGTGCACGAAGATCAACGGGGAGTGAGTTCGATGACAAACCAATCTCAGTTATTTTACCTCTTTCAACGGTTGTCTCCCGATTTTTTAAAAACCTAATTGTATATAATATCTCCCCAGATTTACCGTCTCGTTGCTTTTCTTCGGTATCTCTCTTTGAATCAATTTGGCTCAAAGATAAACTATCTTCATGTTCGGTCATCGTCTATCCTAATGTTGGAATATATTAGTAATCTCTGGTGATACCAATTCATCCGGCTAATCCAGGACTCACCATAAGATGATTCCGAGTTGGCTCAAACATACATATCAGCACCATATGTTGATTAGATTGGTTTTATAAGGGTACAGTAGAGTCATCCTAACCAGAAGAGATACGCTACGTGATCCACTTTGAGTTGTGGATTCGCGTGCGAATATCCTGACCGATCTGTGACAAACTATGAATTCGCCTAATCCAAACACCCTGGACGTGATCGAAAACGAGTATCCCAACCGAAAAACAAAACTCGAACTTGCTGCGCCTGAATTTTCATGTCTATGTCCAAAAAAACCAAGCCAACCAGATTTCGCAACGATATTTATTGAATATGTCCCTGACGAACATATTATTGAATTAAAATCGCTAAAGCTCTACCTCACGTCATATCGAGATGTCGAGATATACCACGAAGCTGCGACAAATCAGATATTAGATCACCTTACAGACTGTATATCTCCCCACTGGATGCGAATTACTGCACAATTCAACACCCGAGGAGGGATCACCACAGATGTAGTTGTTGAATATGGCGATCTCGATAGAGATGAGATCCCCAGTAGTAGCGCCACTCGAAAAGAAAACCTCGGGAGAATCCCCTCTGAAAAATGACGCTTACATTCTTTGCTGGGATGAATATTTGTCCGAGCTCTATGCAGAAGCTCTTCGCCCGACTTCAGAATGAACATCATACTCTGGCACCGTTAGAGAACGTTATCTTTACTCCGATTGCTCATGGTAACGGGACACATAGTGAAATCGAATCTCTGAGTAAAGAACTTGATCTCAATGTTATGTTCGACTCTGGTGGATACGAGGTACAGGTCGGTAACAAGACGTTCGATGAACTTTATGAGTACCTTCTGAATTATTATGATGAAAACAGATGGGGGCAGCGGTATGTTCTCCCGGATAATGTACCGATGAGTGATGATGACGTTCAGACGGTACAACAGAAAGTTGATGAGACAGTTAGTGCGACTCGAATGTGTTTCCGCCGTTTACCTGAAAGTGTAAGAAGGGACTCATTGGCCGTCA
This sequence is a window from Halohasta litchfieldiae. Protein-coding genes within it:
- a CDS encoding MBL fold metallo-hydrolase; protein product: MRLSFNHANPNSGNESFLLRFGTGSAETACILVDAGDGVDLDSLLSPSDQLVAICLTHAHVDHYAELTAAHRDDVPIFTSPATATILGDVFDVASSKYDITASEAVTSAIAPIDDWTDIVPGIEIHPVPAGHVPGAVGFLFRVIDDDDTHHILTTGDFTSRRAGGFPGFDSDGFIDVDVLFLTGATNNKFESAITEALGTAISHAHSGSRTLVTASGLVGPQIAYLLTAIAAEYDLHVPIRVVGQVAKLYDELDYECDHVTSIPEFGHTDECLESGVIAIAGPDVPREQSSGRLFGVLQEDPNACVVQLIGSGKTPRTNGQCTIHTHTLSNHPTRETLVEVHEAIDPTETVITHRHHGAKEAFNDLSGIVWGSGDTDENILYDGSQWRLPPWMGGGTVPRDAGRNLQQFAGAELMLSFSVPSLDRHSTPDLDAEGLNADQLASMLHQSQGAGRDTDIPDTSTASVGEPTYSTTQTMPSNNTNSDDADASDTPSHGLIRTTGPDGFDEIDPQLQDALDDGSLTEAKISKVIAAQKQAAEKAQDTETPTIEAESPTNAKTSSSGEKESGESDTEVDVDDSPDEAESTAEMSTATTDAEDADDGPELHDATTTNDTTNEAHDQSPQQEANAADTGESTVSEPEEAKSPAMETLQLNPAAVALADQALAAGSEAETITMVISTAVSEYVAALLAGDAAGTEEELFEIDFQGSPAAERALTAVIDDEVESLSALAAEGIAAAISSDNSVSREINVLESHYRYLDSILANDDYVFDSYEPVVEAAIAWYVSSNNES
- a CDS encoding HNH endonuclease, which produces MPTDRLRSIVPMFGGGTRYVDTLDGIVEFVETHNPTTDEMVGWHRGTFPNVSSRDSIMRRVSYLQQVGFLHQENDWWVLGQVGREYVQDQRTETLLRIMCSRNVGLRSLLYALSAAPMTLAEISNQQLDTHPELGWSRGQTDMATQRVNWLRSMGLIEKQGDAYSLTSQGRQFVKSAVEKWADAELSTASSNEVKDGTYETTIHARIVDPEFRATVLARYDEKCPVSGVDHPGLLDVAHVLSWSEFPEYRADVSNVLPLSKTHHAAFDRELFTIDQKYRLQVNPAFETESELLQRTIINRAGERMSLPDGSVDREYVNRHNASLEWV
- a CDS encoding thioredoxin domain-containing protein, with amino-acid sequence MILSPERRDREAEIVVYDISVYSVDSRADLAERDILFNLLADPDGAVADVFGLDTGEGYTDRRTFVLADEEVFAMYDPKLADLADHATAVLNDIRNGFITGG
- a CDS encoding DNA-directed RNA polymerase subunit epsilon, encoding MSNERVESQEETTETETDQEVSETPELVPSNQQLRDHQPDAYTSGYDPFGETRVGIGTARGKLKRLIRLNEGRHQSDGSHSAREAARDKKRITESLCSALDVTTYQQRRAISAMSQMNLDRFGQQKQIEKVGLCTISVIVDRDRRHYFLGGNDPSDIDFSGVSQQDYPDRFSQQEDFQMLCSQYGVSKRDRYSVSQLVKKELKRIGYFDQENQPIQ
- the queF gene encoding preQ(1) synthase; its protein translation is MNSPNPNTLDVIENEYPNRKTKLELAAPEFSCLCPKKPSQPDFATIFIEYVPDEHIIELKSLKLYLTSYRDVEIYHEAATNQILDHLTDCISPHWMRITAQFNTRGGITTDVVVEYGDLDRDEIPSSSATRKENLGRIPSEK